In a single window of the Bradyrhizobium erythrophlei genome:
- a CDS encoding acyl carrier protein: protein MSREQIYAELTKIFREVFRDENLVIAGSTTAEDISGWDSTAHVNLLLAIEMHMGVTFHTSEIDEMRTVGDLVDAIERKLAK, encoded by the coding sequence ATGTCCAGGGAACAGATCTATGCCGAGCTCACGAAGATATTTCGTGAAGTCTTTCGGGATGAAAATCTAGTTATTGCCGGATCGACAACGGCGGAAGATATCTCCGGATGGGACAGCACCGCGCACGTCAACTTGCTGTTGGCGATTGAAATGCACATGGGAGTTACTTTTCATACGAGCGAAATCGACGAGATGCGGACTGTGGGAGATCTGGTCGATGCAATTGAGCGAAAATTAGCCAAATAG
- a CDS encoding VOC family protein, translating to MIDEMENFFGFRFHHLGLAAQTPDPAKNFLLGLGYRVGETIFDPLQNVRLTLCEHRSMPTVEIVSRGEGKGPLDYLLSRHSDGLIYHLCYSTDDLDRALQAVIDAGLRPHCVSAPKPAILFAGKMVSFYQIIGMGLIEVIDERE from the coding sequence GTGATTGATGAAATGGAAAATTTTTTTGGTTTCAGGTTTCATCACTTGGGTCTGGCCGCGCAAACGCCCGACCCGGCAAAAAACTTTCTACTTGGGCTCGGCTATCGTGTTGGTGAAACCATCTTCGATCCCCTGCAGAACGTTCGATTAACGTTGTGCGAGCACCGATCAATGCCGACGGTTGAGATTGTTAGTCGGGGGGAGGGTAAGGGGCCCTTGGATTACTTACTTTCCAGACATAGTGATGGTCTAATTTATCACCTCTGTTATTCGACGGACGATCTGGACCGAGCACTTCAGGCAGTCATTGACGCCGGCTTGCGACCTCATTGCGTATCCGCTCCAAAGCCGGCTATCCTTTTTGCCGGCAAGATGGTCTCGTTCTATCAGATAATTGGCATGGGCTTGATCGAAGTTATCGATGAAAGGGAATGA
- a CDS encoding lipopolysaccharide biosynthesis protein translates to MGFAVGLAIKEIQVLDASPHKVSGRTAAGATVLIASKLVARCLDLATIVVLGRLLSPADFGLVAIAMSVVMVVEAILELPVGQAVVRLPVVTKAHYDTAFTISCLRGAAVALILFSLSWPLAQIYGDDRLIGLVCALAISPAARSVLSAGLIERSKNLDFKAFALCEFAGKCASFVVSVGLAWETRSYWAIAAGTIAFPIVLDVVSYVVAPYRPKFTLREWHEFAGFIGWSTASQAVNAINWQMDQLILGRLISRPELGRFSMASNLAILPSQVIVFQVLNPLMIAFSLIRNDGRRLAAAYRNSAATVVAVGLPMMVGMSLVAEPLIRLVLGGQWLEATPILRLLALAVVPSLLIAPLAPLSMTLGKTSIFLRLSLIEFAVRLPIVLIGALYYGIAGVLAARLITAILVAGCSMFAVRELIGLPIRTQLFGPWRSMLSCVFMAMAVMPFHDWLSETRVYGPLVFGVAVVVGVAASVYASSIFVLWRLAGCPDGFESKVVGFLRNQSKRFSKSVADSNP, encoded by the coding sequence ATGGGTTTTGCCGTCGGCCTTGCGATTAAGGAAATTCAAGTATTGGACGCTTCTCCTCACAAGGTAAGTGGTCGCACCGCCGCCGGGGCGACGGTTCTCATTGCGTCGAAATTGGTCGCGCGTTGTCTTGATCTCGCAACAATCGTGGTTCTTGGACGTCTTTTGTCGCCGGCGGATTTTGGTCTCGTCGCGATCGCCATGTCCGTTGTGATGGTTGTCGAGGCCATTTTGGAACTACCGGTGGGCCAGGCAGTCGTTCGGCTGCCGGTGGTGACGAAAGCTCATTACGATACCGCGTTCACGATCTCCTGTTTGCGGGGAGCAGCGGTGGCGCTGATCCTGTTCTCCTTGTCCTGGCCTTTGGCCCAAATCTATGGAGATGATCGCTTGATCGGGCTGGTCTGCGCACTGGCGATCTCACCTGCAGCGCGCAGTGTGCTCAGCGCAGGATTGATCGAACGTTCGAAGAACCTCGATTTCAAAGCATTTGCCCTGTGTGAATTCGCCGGAAAGTGCGCGAGCTTCGTGGTTTCGGTCGGTCTGGCATGGGAGACCCGGAGCTATTGGGCAATTGCGGCCGGCACCATCGCTTTTCCTATCGTCCTGGACGTTGTTTCCTACGTTGTCGCGCCCTACCGACCGAAGTTTACGCTTCGGGAATGGCACGAATTCGCAGGGTTTATCGGTTGGTCCACCGCCTCTCAGGCGGTGAACGCCATCAATTGGCAAATGGATCAACTGATACTCGGCCGCCTGATTAGCCGTCCCGAACTGGGCCGGTTTTCTATGGCCTCCAATCTGGCCATCCTTCCGTCCCAGGTGATCGTGTTCCAGGTCCTCAATCCTCTCATGATTGCTTTTTCGCTGATCAGAAATGACGGTCGCAGGCTGGCGGCGGCCTATCGGAATAGTGCGGCGACGGTGGTTGCGGTTGGACTGCCGATGATGGTCGGGATGAGTCTGGTTGCTGAACCTTTGATCCGGCTGGTTCTTGGTGGACAATGGCTTGAGGCCACCCCCATTCTTCGCCTGCTTGCTCTTGCCGTGGTCCCTTCGCTATTAATCGCTCCGCTTGCCCCGCTATCCATGACACTTGGCAAAACAAGCATTTTTCTTCGGCTCAGCTTGATTGAATTCGCCGTTAGGCTACCGATCGTTCTGATCGGCGCGCTATATTACGGAATTGCCGGTGTTCTCGCGGCACGTTTGATAACCGCGATACTCGTGGCCGGATGTTCGATGTTCGCGGTTCGCGAGCTAATCGGGCTGCCGATACGCACGCAACTGTTCGGTCCGTGGCGATCGATGCTCAGCTGCGTTTTTATGGCGATGGCCGTCATGCCGTTCCACGACTGGCTATCAGAAACAAGGGTCTATGGCCCGCTGGTGTTTGGCGTGGCCGTGGTCGTCGGCGTTGCCGCATCGGTCTATGCAAGCTCGATCTTTGTACTGTGGCGCCTTGCAGGCTGTCCGGATGGATTCGAGTCAAAAGTCGTTGGCTTCCTGCGCAACCAGTCAAAACGATTCTCTAAGTCGGTTGCTGACAGCAATCCCTAA